The following coding sequences are from one Verrucomicrobiota bacterium window:
- a CDS encoding TetR/AcrR family transcriptional regulator, which translates to MSRARSKRVPSSIRDRVVTAAFSLFRDRGFSSTSMLDIVTRARVSKRDLYALFKNKHAVLAACISERAQRARRPLDTTAPMPQSRDALAALLVELGVSILTTVCQPEVLTVYRLAIAESDRAPEIARTLDGSGREANQKALTELVGQAQARGLVRAGDPEALAIRYLAVLWGDLLIRLLMRVREAPTEREIEVRARAAMETLTGGPAEKAHSA; encoded by the coding sequence GTGTCCCGCGCCCGGTCCAAGCGCGTCCCCAGCTCCATCCGCGACCGCGTGGTCACCGCGGCGTTTAGCCTCTTTCGTGACCGCGGTTTTTCCAGCACCAGCATGCTGGACATTGTCACCCGTGCCCGAGTGTCCAAACGCGACCTCTATGCCCTCTTCAAGAACAAGCACGCCGTATTAGCGGCATGCATCAGCGAACGCGCCCAACGGGCACGCCGGCCTTTGGACACGACGGCCCCTATGCCGCAGAGCCGGGATGCGCTGGCCGCGTTGCTCGTTGAGCTCGGCGTATCGATCTTGACGACGGTGTGCCAGCCTGAAGTGCTGACCGTTTATCGGCTTGCGATTGCGGAATCCGATCGCGCTCCCGAGATCGCTCGAACCCTCGATGGCAGCGGCCGTGAAGCTAACCAAAAAGCGCTCACCGAGCTGGTCGGACAAGCTCAAGCGCGGGGGTTAGTCCGCGCCGGCGATCCGGAAGCTCTGGCAATCCGCTATCTCGCCGTGCTTTGGGGAGACCTCCTGATCCGGCTGTTGATGCGTGTGCGCGAGGCGCCCACCGAACGAGAAATCGAGGTCCGTGCCCGTGCTGCGATGGAGACATTGACTGGTGGCCCTGCGGAAAAAGCTCATTCGGCTTGA